A single region of the Acidobacteriota bacterium genome encodes:
- a CDS encoding DegT/DnrJ/EryC1/StrS family aminotransferase, producing the protein MSGRDSHSKLALLGGTPVRTGSWPQWPARGPEEERAVVAALREGDWGGFPLPNTRAASFARAFAERHDCTDALCVANGTVSLEVALQAMSVEPGAEVIVPAYTFEATASAALFAGCVPVFADIEPETWCIDVESAAALVTERTQAIVPVHLAMTIADLDAIGELAGKHGLAVLEDCAHAHGARWRGRGVGSWGDAGSFSFQTSKLMTAGEGGIVTTSDDALLDRLHALVNCGRQRPGAAEPAPVVGHNYRMTDLQAAILEVQLERLDRQHEIRAANARRLRAEIEGIDGLGNLRIDDRVTTQAIYQFVFRFDSNAFAGIDRDVFVAALEAEGVPADGRFYESLPVSELLRPDPARYPAWSTALADAPAAECPHAERAAYRESVWLPHQLLLGTETDVDDIVEAVLKVQRGATGLAGLESAEVERLRQARSAR; encoded by the coding sequence GTGTCCGGCCGCGACTCCCACTCCAAGCTCGCCCTGTTGGGCGGTACGCCGGTTCGCACCGGTTCCTGGCCGCAGTGGCCGGCGCGCGGACCGGAAGAAGAGCGGGCCGTCGTCGCCGCGCTGCGTGAGGGCGACTGGGGAGGCTTTCCCCTGCCCAACACCCGCGCTGCGTCCTTCGCCCGAGCCTTCGCCGAACGGCACGACTGCACGGACGCGCTCTGCGTCGCGAACGGCACGGTCTCGCTCGAAGTCGCACTGCAGGCGATGAGCGTGGAACCGGGTGCGGAGGTCATCGTGCCGGCCTACACCTTCGAGGCGACAGCCTCGGCCGCGCTGTTCGCGGGCTGCGTGCCGGTTTTCGCGGACATCGAACCGGAGACCTGGTGCATCGATGTCGAGTCGGCGGCGGCCCTGGTCACGGAGCGCACCCAGGCGATCGTGCCGGTGCATCTGGCAATGACCATCGCCGACCTCGACGCGATCGGAGAGCTTGCCGGGAAGCACGGACTCGCCGTACTTGAGGACTGCGCGCACGCCCACGGCGCCCGCTGGCGCGGCCGCGGCGTCGGCTCCTGGGGTGACGCCGGGTCCTTCAGCTTCCAGACCTCGAAGCTGATGACCGCCGGCGAAGGCGGCATCGTGACGACCTCTGACGACGCTCTTCTCGACCGTCTCCACGCCCTGGTCAACTGCGGCCGCCAACGCCCCGGGGCTGCGGAGCCGGCCCCCGTCGTCGGCCACAACTACCGGATGACCGATCTGCAAGCGGCGATCCTGGAAGTGCAGCTCGAGCGGCTCGATCGCCAGCATGAGATCCGCGCCGCCAACGCCCGGCGTCTCCGCGCTGAGATCGAGGGTATCGACGGGCTCGGGAATCTCCGGATCGACGACCGGGTGACGACGCAGGCGATCTACCAGTTCGTGTTCCGTTTCGACAGCAACGCCTTTGCGGGCATCGACCGCGACGTCTTCGTCGCTGCCCTCGAAGCCGAAGGCGTGCCGGCCGACGGCCGGTTCTATGAGTCGCTTCCCGTGAGCGAGCTTCTTCGCCCGGACCCGGCCCGCTACCCGGCGTGGAGCACGGCTCTCGCGGACGCTCCAGCAGCGGAATGCCCGCACGCCGAGCGCGCCGCGTACCGGGAGTCCGTCTGGCTTCCCCACCAACTCCTGCTCGGCACGGAGACCGATGTCGACGACATCGTCGAAGCCGTGCTTAAGGTGCAGCGCGGCGCCACGGGACTGGCTGGGCTCGAGAGCGCTGAAGTCGAGCGCCTGCGACAGGCGCGATCAGCCCGTTAA
- a CDS encoding DUF1552 domain-containing protein — MNLRQPVDRRTFLRASGVALALPMLESMTPKLAHAAAAGPRRMVNICNTLGLYKEAWFPKAAGAAWETTEYLSLLEKHRQNFTLFTGFSHEEQTGRQPHNSEITFLTAARRPGLDGFRNTISMDQVAANHLGYTTRFPSVVLGTASPQSQSYTSSGAMVPAETSPANLFRQLFLQGTPEEVEREKQSLNDGGSILDRLKSQTASLRRRVSMADQLKLDAYYNAVRTAELDLAEVKAWQQKPKPVVDAEPPVDIPSRSDLIGRIKLMFRMIPLILETDSSRVISLMIQDHGVVIDVPGVNFDQHSLSHHGQDPAKITQLKKIETEIVESFDDLLVDLGERGDGNGSLLDNTAVLFGSNLGNANSHEPKDLPILVAGGGFSHGQHIVHEGNHNAPLCNLYVTLLQSMGVETDSFGQSTSTLTWA, encoded by the coding sequence ATGAACCTGAGACAGCCCGTGGACCGCCGAACCTTCCTGCGCGCTTCCGGCGTTGCTCTGGCGTTGCCCATGCTTGAGTCGATGACCCCGAAGCTGGCCCATGCAGCAGCCGCCGGGCCGAGGCGGATGGTCAACATCTGCAACACGCTCGGCCTCTACAAGGAGGCCTGGTTTCCGAAGGCAGCCGGTGCGGCCTGGGAGACCACGGAGTACCTCTCCCTTCTCGAGAAGCACCGGCAGAACTTCACCCTGTTCACGGGGTTCTCGCACGAGGAGCAGACGGGCCGGCAGCCGCACAACTCGGAGATCACCTTCCTGACGGCCGCCCGGCGCCCCGGGCTCGACGGTTTCCGGAATACGATCTCGATGGACCAGGTGGCGGCGAACCATCTCGGGTACACGACCAGGTTCCCGTCCGTGGTATTGGGCACGGCGTCGCCGCAGAGCCAGTCCTACACCAGCAGCGGCGCGATGGTGCCGGCCGAGACGAGCCCGGCGAACCTCTTCCGCCAGTTGTTCCTCCAGGGGACGCCCGAGGAGGTCGAGCGCGAGAAGCAGAGCCTGAACGACGGGGGCAGCATCCTGGACCGGCTCAAGTCACAGACGGCATCGCTCCGCCGCCGGGTGAGCATGGCGGACCAGTTGAAGCTGGACGCCTACTACAACGCCGTGCGTACGGCCGAACTCGATCTCGCCGAGGTCAAGGCCTGGCAGCAGAAGCCGAAGCCGGTTGTCGACGCGGAACCGCCCGTCGACATCCCGTCGCGCTCCGACCTGATCGGTCGGATCAAACTGATGTTCCGGATGATCCCGCTGATCCTGGAAACCGACTCATCTCGCGTCATCAGCCTGATGATCCAGGATCACGGCGTCGTGATCGATGTCCCGGGCGTGAACTTCGACCAGCACAGCCTGTCGCACCACGGCCAGGATCCGGCCAAGATCACCCAGCTCAAGAAGATCGAGACGGAGATCGTCGAGAGCTTCGACGACCTGCTGGTCGATCTCGGCGAGCGCGGCGACGGCAACGGTTCGCTACTCGACAACACGGCGGTACTGTTCGGCAGCAACCTGGGCAATGCAAACTCCCACGAGCCGAAGGACCTGCCGATCCTGGTCGCGGGCGGTGGCTTCAGCCACGGCCAGCACATCGTGCACGAGGGCAATCACAACGCGCCGCTTTGCAATCTGTACGTGACGCTGCTCCAGTCGATGGGCGTGGAGACGGACTCCTTCGGGCAGAGCACAAGCACCCTGACCTGGGCTTAA
- a CDS encoding DUF1592 domain-containing protein: MKQNRIAVAALPLALLVPAGAAQETSEAAGFFEGVAPLVDRSCIRCHGNRTATPLSITRLSHDLTNAKTFRTWQRIHDRLKNGEMPPPEAPKPEAELINAALASLKGALVEANLAARGGQRVPLRRLTRLEYAYTIQDLLAIDEAVAMELSQSLPAEADSGGFDTVAANQSMSPLHVRSYLEVADRALDEAIKIGPRPSTGRREIAYGDSQYLTFMSKAEILGGGITKMLDDAAVMFVDGGSTYLMHSETEDYHVPYAGRYRATIEGWAYQPQGPLTLTVYRGSKHGGAAASLDELIASYDLVGTQPRTVQFETFLRPGDLLAPSIAEADPPPGEYFDYYPPDRNVENYKGEGIALRSLTIEGPLFEDWPPPSARKLLVGLDFDDAGDVVLTKTPYEHVVDIVAAFGPRAFRRPLAEDELEAYASLAQPLLEDGRPFTEAVRIPLRAILSAPPFLFQTGDPGRLDDHALASRLSYFLWRSLPDDALLASADDGSLSDPEVFTAQVERLLDDPRSERFVKDFAGQAFRLYEMKATNPDSGLYPEYDDRLGQAMAQETRMFLAELIAGDHSVGSLIDADFTFVNRRLAEHYGIPGIEGQFMRKVTLPPDSVRGGLITQASIHKITANGTITSPIPRGNFVLANLLGQPAPPPPESVEALEPDTRGATTVREQLAKHRNEPVCNSCHRVIDPPGFALESFDVIGGLRTHYRAAGGEGTTPEGYTYPMPYKQGPPVDATGITADGEPFAGIEEYKRLLKRDVEQVARHMVSQLLVYSTGAEIEFADREGVEDVVAKLSDDGFPFRTMIHEVANSGLFRTR, from the coding sequence ATGAAGCAGAATCGCATCGCGGTCGCGGCGTTGCCGTTAGCGTTGCTCGTACCGGCCGGCGCAGCGCAGGAGACGTCGGAGGCCGCCGGGTTCTTCGAGGGCGTGGCGCCCCTCGTGGACCGGTCGTGCATTCGGTGCCACGGCAACCGCACCGCAACGCCGCTCAGCATCACCCGTCTGAGTCATGACTTGACGAACGCGAAGACGTTCCGCACCTGGCAGCGCATTCACGACCGGCTGAAGAACGGCGAGATGCCGCCACCTGAGGCACCGAAGCCCGAAGCCGAACTGATCAACGCGGCGCTGGCGTCGCTCAAGGGAGCCCTCGTCGAGGCCAATCTGGCCGCCCGCGGAGGCCAGCGCGTGCCGTTGCGGCGCCTGACCCGGCTCGAGTACGCCTACACGATCCAGGATCTGCTCGCCATCGACGAGGCGGTGGCGATGGAGCTGAGTCAGTCGCTGCCGGCCGAGGCCGACTCCGGCGGTTTCGACACCGTGGCGGCGAACCAGAGCATGTCGCCCCTGCATGTCCGCAGCTATCTCGAGGTGGCGGACCGGGCGCTCGACGAGGCGATCAAGATCGGGCCGCGGCCGTCTACGGGCCGGCGTGAGATCGCCTACGGCGATTCGCAGTACCTCACGTTCATGAGCAAGGCGGAGATCCTGGGCGGCGGGATCACCAAGATGCTGGACGACGCCGCGGTCATGTTCGTCGACGGCGGCTCGACGTATCTCATGCACAGTGAGACCGAGGACTACCACGTGCCCTACGCCGGGCGCTATCGCGCCACGATCGAGGGCTGGGCATATCAGCCTCAAGGTCCGCTGACGCTGACCGTCTACCGGGGGTCGAAGCATGGTGGCGCCGCCGCGTCGCTCGACGAACTGATCGCTTCCTACGATCTGGTCGGTACACAACCGCGGACGGTGCAGTTCGAGACCTTCCTCCGGCCGGGCGACCTCCTCGCCCCGTCGATCGCCGAGGCGGACCCTCCGCCTGGCGAGTACTTCGACTACTACCCCCCGGACAGGAACGTCGAGAACTACAAGGGCGAGGGGATCGCGCTCCGGTCGCTGACGATCGAGGGTCCGCTGTTCGAAGACTGGCCGCCGCCGAGCGCCCGGAAGCTCCTGGTCGGTCTGGACTTCGACGACGCGGGCGACGTCGTCCTCACGAAGACGCCGTACGAGCACGTGGTCGACATCGTCGCGGCGTTCGGGCCGCGGGCTTTCCGGCGCCCGCTCGCGGAGGATGAGCTCGAGGCCTACGCGAGTCTGGCTCAGCCGCTTCTGGAGGACGGCAGGCCGTTCACCGAAGCGGTGCGTATACCGCTCCGCGCCATCCTCAGCGCGCCGCCCTTCCTGTTTCAGACCGGCGATCCGGGTCGACTGGACGATCACGCGCTGGCGTCCCGGCTTTCCTACTTCCTGTGGCGCAGCCTGCCGGACGATGCGCTGCTTGCCAGTGCGGACGACGGCAGCTTGTCCGACCCGGAGGTCTTCACGGCTCAGGTCGAGCGGTTGCTCGACGATCCCAGGTCGGAGCGGTTCGTCAAGGACTTCGCGGGCCAGGCCTTCCGGCTCTACGAGATGAAGGCGACGAACCCGGACTCCGGCCTCTATCCCGAGTACGACGACCGACTGGGGCAGGCGATGGCCCAGGAGACGCGGATGTTCCTGGCCGAACTGATCGCCGGGGACCACAGCGTTGGCAGCCTGATCGACGCCGACTTCACGTTCGTCAACAGGCGGTTGGCCGAGCACTACGGTATTCCGGGAATCGAGGGACAGTTCATGCGCAAGGTCACGCTGCCGCCGGACAGCGTCCGCGGCGGGCTGATTACCCAGGCGAGCATCCACAAGATCACGGCCAACGGCACGATCACCTCGCCGATACCCCGCGGCAACTTCGTGCTGGCGAACCTGCTCGGCCAACCGGCGCCGCCGCCGCCCGAGAGCGTCGAGGCCCTCGAGCCGGACACGCGTGGCGCCACCACGGTCCGTGAGCAGTTGGCGAAGCACCGCAACGAGCCCGTCTGCAACAGTTGCCACCGGGTGATCGACCCGCCGGGCTTCGCCCTCGAGTCTTTCGATGTGATCGGCGGCCTCCGCACGCACTACCGCGCGGCGGGCGGTGAAGGAACGACTCCGGAGGGCTACACCTATCCGATGCCGTACAAGCAGGGGCCCCCGGTCGACGCCACCGGCATCACGGCCGACGGCGAGCCCTTCGCCGGGATCGAGGAGTACAAGAGGTTGCTCAAGAGGGACGTGGAGCAGGTGGCCCGCCACATGGTGTCCCAACTCCTCGTCTACTCGACCGGCGCCGAGATTGAGTTCGCGGACCGGGAGGGCGTCGAGGACGTCGTGGCGAAGCTGAGTGACGACGGGTTCCCTTTCCGGACGATGATTCACGAAGTCGCGAACAGCGGCCTCTTCAGGACGAGGTAG
- a CDS encoding M23 family metallopeptidase — MPFRERKAVGLGSGRGRRLPRAALIAVAALLLAVGAVLWFRVGPEPDVTIDSDLPGIGPRTVLTTAARTGGRGIGSIRVELIQGAESLLLEERPHRPPRALSFGGDPVREAVFEVEVGSDSVPSLVEGEATVRVSVERPGTWLRRPPPTVAELSLPVRLRPPALDSVGVVATPTQSGSGVVRYRVGAGATESGVEIRGYRFPGYLVPGGVVGERFALFGVPYDGADPSSFRLVARDELGNEARVSFLSEIEPLPLKSSTIRLTDTFMSRVVPAIMAQTPELADRGNLLDNYLMLNGDLRRMNAERLVELASGSASRQLWSGPFRQMRNTQVMDHFAARRQYLYDGRVVDTQDHLGFDLASRVQDDVPAANSGVVVFAEYFGIYGNSVILDHGYGLQTLYSHLSRMDVVVGQEVAAGERLGLSGQTGMAGGDHLHFSVLLGGLPVNPLEWFDAKWIGDHVGAVLPLQGNG, encoded by the coding sequence TTGCCGTTTCGCGAGAGAAAGGCCGTAGGGCTGGGCTCGGGTCGCGGCCGCCGGCTGCCCCGGGCGGCTCTGATCGCGGTCGCAGCCCTTCTGCTCGCCGTCGGGGCCGTACTGTGGTTCCGGGTCGGTCCGGAACCGGATGTAACGATCGACTCGGACCTCCCCGGCATCGGTCCGCGCACCGTGTTGACGACGGCGGCGCGGACGGGCGGCCGCGGCATCGGCTCGATCCGTGTGGAGTTGATCCAGGGCGCGGAGTCGCTGCTGCTCGAGGAGAGACCGCATCGTCCCCCAAGGGCCTTGTCGTTCGGCGGCGACCCGGTCAGGGAGGCGGTCTTCGAGGTCGAAGTCGGCAGCGACTCGGTGCCCAGTCTGGTAGAGGGCGAGGCCACGGTGCGGGTCAGCGTCGAGAGACCGGGCACGTGGCTGCGGCGCCCGCCGCCCACGGTGGCGGAGCTGTCCCTGCCGGTCCGTTTGCGTCCGCCCGCACTCGACTCGGTTGGTGTCGTGGCGACGCCGACGCAATCTGGCAGCGGCGTGGTGCGTTACAGGGTGGGTGCGGGCGCCACGGAGAGCGGAGTCGAGATCCGCGGCTACCGTTTCCCCGGCTACCTGGTTCCCGGAGGCGTCGTCGGCGAACGCTTCGCTCTGTTCGGCGTACCGTACGACGGCGCCGACCCGTCGTCCTTCCGTCTGGTGGCTCGGGACGAACTCGGCAACGAGGCGAGGGTGTCCTTTCTGAGCGAAATCGAGCCGTTGCCGCTCAAGTCGTCGACGATCCGGCTGACCGACACCTTCATGAGCCGGGTCGTCCCGGCGATCATGGCCCAGACACCGGAGTTGGCGGATCGGGGGAATCTGCTCGACAACTACCTGATGCTGAACGGCGACCTTCGCCGCATGAACGCCGAACGTCTGGTCGAGCTGGCCTCCGGTTCGGCGTCCCGGCAGCTCTGGAGCGGGCCGTTCCGGCAGATGCGCAACACTCAGGTCATGGATCACTTCGCCGCCCGCAGGCAGTACCTCTACGACGGACGGGTCGTCGACACGCAGGATCACCTGGGCTTCGATCTGGCGTCGCGCGTTCAGGACGACGTGCCGGCCGCGAACTCCGGAGTCGTCGTGTTCGCCGAGTACTTCGGCATCTACGGCAACAGCGTGATCCTCGACCACGGCTACGGCCTGCAGACCCTCTACTCGCACCTGTCGCGGATGGATGTCGTCGTGGGGCAGGAGGTAGCGGCGGGCGAGCGGCTGGGCCTGAGCGGCCAGACGGGGATGGCCGGCGGCGACCATCTCCACTTCTCCGTGCTGCTCGGCGGTTTGCCGGTCAACCCGCTGGAGTGGTTCGACGCCAAGTGGATTGGGGACCATGTCGGAGCAGTTCTGCCGCTTCAGGGCAACGGCTGA
- a CDS encoding VOC family protein produces MGVQLTKDSIDLGIVVRDAEAALHFYRDILGLEDQGEMPMPGGTMHRLLCGTSLIKLVSLSRQPEAAAPPGGIGGATGYRYWTLSVSNLDEATTRAEEAGRKVVVSPREIRPGIKISMIEDPDGNWVELLQVG; encoded by the coding sequence TTGGGCGTACAGCTGACGAAGGACTCGATCGATCTGGGCATCGTGGTGCGCGACGCGGAAGCGGCGCTTCACTTCTACCGTGACATCCTGGGGCTGGAAGACCAGGGAGAGATGCCGATGCCGGGCGGCACGATGCACCGCCTGCTCTGCGGCACGAGTCTGATCAAGCTCGTTTCGCTGTCGAGACAGCCGGAGGCAGCGGCGCCGCCGGGAGGCATCGGAGGAGCCACCGGCTACCGGTACTGGACGTTGTCGGTCTCGAACCTGGACGAGGCCACGACACGGGCGGAGGAGGCTGGCCGCAAGGTCGTCGTCTCGCCGCGCGAGATTCGACCGGGCATCAAGATCTCGATGATCGAGGATCCGGACGGCAACTGGGTCGAACTGCTGCAGGTCGGCTGA
- a CDS encoding alpha/beta hydrolase, with product MPVFERGDVRIQWWEAGSGYPVLLFAPGGMRSAADIWGTSPFDPRDALSESFRVISMDQRNAGGSTAPVTVADGWHSYADDHLALLDHLGIEHCHVMGGCIGSSYCLGVLRADASRVSAAVLQNPIGHHENQDLFYAMFDTWAEALLEQRDDVNAADLPPFRERMYGGDFTFNVDRDFVAGIQTPLLILAGDDAYHPRPIAEEIATLAPRSELILEWKSEEAAAAAAASVRDFLQRHTPQKTG from the coding sequence ATGCCTGTGTTCGAACGGGGCGACGTCCGAATCCAGTGGTGGGAAGCCGGTTCCGGCTACCCCGTCCTTCTGTTCGCGCCCGGCGGCATGCGGTCCGCCGCCGACATCTGGGGAACGAGCCCGTTCGATCCGCGCGACGCGCTCTCGGAGTCGTTTCGGGTCATCTCGATGGACCAGCGCAACGCTGGCGGATCGACGGCTCCGGTGACCGTGGCGGATGGCTGGCACTCGTACGCGGACGATCACCTGGCGCTGCTCGATCACCTCGGCATCGAGCACTGCCACGTGATGGGGGGCTGTATCGGCTCCTCGTACTGCCTGGGCGTACTCCGGGCCGACGCCTCCCGGGTCAGCGCCGCGGTGCTTCAGAATCCGATCGGCCACCACGAGAACCAGGATCTGTTCTACGCCATGTTCGACACCTGGGCCGAAGCGCTCCTCGAGCAGCGCGACGACGTGAACGCGGCGGACCTTCCCCCGTTCCGGGAGCGCATGTACGGCGGGGACTTCACGTTCAACGTCGACCGCGACTTCGTCGCCGGCATCCAAACGCCGCTTCTGATCCTCGCCGGAGACGACGCGTACCATCCCCGGCCGATCGCCGAGGAGATCGCCACGCTGGCGCCGAGAAGCGAGTTGATCCTCGAGTGGAAGAGCGAAGAGGCGGCGGCGGCGGCAGCCGCGAGCGTCAGGGACTTCCTCCAACGACACACGCCCCAGAAGACCGGGTGA
- a CDS encoding VWA domain-containing protein, whose product MIGATLFGLFLALGAPPQPAAGSEGVQDPPVGRGVGDLTDVVEVTVVNVDIVATGRNGRPARDLTRQNFRVFDNDEPVDIEYFGHAGGSGDPAGSGLLREPLSIAFFFDNTHLSVASRSAVLEQIKDFARGQLEAGDENAPVHAMVVAFDGELRMLMDLTADYFALAQGLNRAEAAHQVYTEASNLKRRSQESFLQLMEQLNSDARRSAGGIGALRTTLAEMLAYARVLHEDSARTAEAIEEVVEGLALVPGRKAFFLISDGFPSRPFDRLLQHVQKRVAGRREQTGVELMQTRIIDAPEGFDAPNNLYTRNSNIQGTAALTTTSFQQRLSNFDLSSRFSEIAARANSYRVSFYAFKPPETEVAAATLSERVADQQKLTYLSDLRGVLHQLADDTGGRSWVSGRNVDAFFDQVAADLGSYYSLGYVLDQFVEGSVHQIRVKPRPRHLRLRHRTSYVARSLRERIAERTVGALLLGWTENPHALHIDSIEWDTGGGGYYDVDFTVSVPLGNLAMIEQGGNRTDQVRVVAAVLTEDGEQLAPSHIVLPLTIPAQDWAQAKDQFFAVSFEYAIPRGHHRVAIGLWDENGGNGSYIRREFNVR is encoded by the coding sequence ATGATCGGAGCAACTCTCTTCGGCCTGTTTCTTGCCCTGGGCGCTCCGCCGCAGCCTGCAGCCGGTTCCGAAGGCGTGCAGGACCCGCCGGTCGGCCGCGGCGTCGGCGACCTGACCGATGTGGTCGAGGTCACCGTGGTCAACGTGGACATCGTCGCCACCGGCCGCAACGGGCGGCCGGCCCGGGACCTGACGCGCCAGAACTTCCGCGTCTTCGACAACGACGAACCGGTCGACATCGAGTACTTCGGCCACGCCGGCGGCAGCGGCGATCCCGCTGGCTCGGGTCTGCTCCGCGAACCCCTGTCGATCGCCTTCTTCTTCGACAACACGCACCTCTCCGTCGCCAGCCGCTCGGCGGTCCTCGAGCAGATCAAGGACTTCGCCCGCGGCCAGCTTGAAGCGGGCGACGAGAACGCCCCGGTCCACGCCATGGTCGTCGCCTTCGACGGCGAGCTGCGGATGCTCATGGACCTGACGGCCGACTACTTCGCACTGGCCCAGGGGCTGAACCGGGCCGAAGCCGCCCACCAGGTCTACACGGAGGCCAGCAACCTGAAGCGGCGATCCCAGGAGAGCTTCCTCCAGTTGATGGAACAACTGAACTCCGACGCCCGCCGCTCCGCCGGCGGCATCGGCGCCCTGCGGACCACGCTCGCCGAGATGCTCGCGTACGCCCGGGTCCTGCACGAGGACAGCGCCCGCACCGCCGAGGCGATCGAGGAAGTGGTCGAAGGCCTCGCCCTCGTCCCCGGCCGCAAGGCCTTCTTCCTGATCAGCGACGGCTTCCCCTCCCGGCCTTTCGACCGCCTCCTGCAGCACGTCCAGAAGCGGGTCGCAGGCAGACGTGAGCAAACCGGCGTCGAACTGATGCAAACCCGCATCATCGACGCCCCGGAAGGCTTCGACGCGCCGAACAACCTGTACACAAGGAACTCGAACATCCAGGGCACCGCGGCGCTGACGACCACCTCCTTCCAGCAGCGTCTGTCCAACTTCGACCTCAGCTCGCGCTTCTCCGAGATCGCCGCTCGAGCCAACTCGTACCGCGTCTCGTTCTACGCCTTCAAACCTCCCGAAACCGAGGTCGCGGCGGCAACGCTCTCTGAGCGCGTGGCCGACCAGCAGAAGCTGACCTACCTGTCCGACCTGCGAGGCGTCCTGCATCAACTAGCCGACGACACCGGCGGCCGGTCCTGGGTGTCGGGCCGCAACGTCGACGCCTTCTTCGACCAGGTGGCCGCAGACCTGGGCTCGTACTACTCGCTCGGATACGTGCTGGACCAGTTCGTCGAGGGATCGGTTCACCAGATCCGCGTCAAGCCGAGACCGCGACACCTGCGTCTGAGGCACCGGACGAGCTACGTCGCCCGCTCGCTCCGCGAGCGGATCGCCGAGCGGACGGTGGGGGCCCTTCTGCTCGGCTGGACGGAGAACCCGCACGCTCTCCACATCGACAGCATCGAATGGGATACGGGCGGCGGCGGCTACTACGACGTCGACTTCACCGTGTCGGTACCCCTGGGCAACCTGGCGATGATCGAGCAGGGCGGCAACCGCACCGACCAGGTGCGCGTCGTCGCCGCGGTGCTGACCGAGGACGGGGAGCAACTGGCCCCCAGCCACATCGTCCTGCCCCTTACCATTCCCGCCCAGGACTGGGCGCAGGCGAAGGACCAGTTCTTCGCCGTGAGTTTCGAGTACGCGATCCCCCGCGGCCATCACCGCGTTGCCATCGGCCTCTGGGACGAGAACGGCGGCAACGGCTCCTACATACGGAGAGAGTTCAATGTCCGCTGA
- a CDS encoding MOSC domain-containing protein, with protein MSADSLTSEAAPLGRIELEAGFEHVLDSPLDGGTIDMIVRRPGVNHREVIEEGRLTFEAGLEGDTWDRRKGYVTDDGSPDPDAQLTLTNSRFANLIAGSRDRWPLAGDQLYVDLDLGAENLPPGSKLRLGEAVIEITALPHTGCKKYAQRFGAEALKFTAQPEGRRRNLRGIYARVVVPGIVRVGDIARKIR; from the coding sequence ATGTCCGCTGACAGCTTGACCTCCGAAGCCGCCCCCCTCGGCCGGATCGAGTTGGAGGCCGGCTTCGAACACGTCCTCGACTCACCCCTTGACGGCGGCACCATCGACATGATCGTCCGGCGCCCCGGAGTAAACCACCGCGAAGTGATCGAGGAAGGCCGGCTCACCTTCGAGGCCGGCCTGGAAGGCGACACCTGGGACCGCCGCAAGGGCTACGTCACCGACGACGGCTCCCCGGATCCGGATGCGCAACTGACGCTGACGAACTCCCGCTTCGCCAACCTCATCGCGGGTAGCCGCGACCGTTGGCCGCTGGCTGGAGACCAGCTCTACGTCGACCTCGACCTCGGCGCCGAGAATCTGCCGCCCGGCAGCAAACTCCGCCTTGGCGAAGCGGTGATCGAGATCACGGCGCTTCCCCACACCGGGTGCAAGAAGTACGCGCAGCGCTTCGGCGCGGAGGCACTCAAGTTCACCGCCCAACCGGAAGGGAGGCGGCGCAATCTCCGCGGTATCTACGCGCGGGTCGTCGTGCCGGGAATCGTTCGGGTGGGCGACATCGCCCGCAAGATCCGCTGA
- a CDS encoding rhodanese-like domain-containing protein: MAITKGIRQLVAEADAAIETVTVDEARERQAQGAVIVDLRDIRERAREGFIPGSFHAPRGMIEFWVDPESPYFKDIFGSGPEFIFHCASGWRSALATKAVQDMGLEPVCHIGGGFTAWKKAEAPVLKTGDGREPRA; the protein is encoded by the coding sequence ATGGCGATTACCAAGGGCATTCGGCAGCTTGTCGCGGAGGCCGATGCAGCGATCGAGACCGTGACGGTTGACGAAGCCCGGGAACGTCAGGCTCAGGGAGCCGTGATCGTCGACCTGCGGGACATCCGCGAGCGGGCACGCGAAGGCTTCATCCCTGGTTCCTTCCACGCTCCGCGGGGAATGATCGAGTTCTGGGTCGATCCCGAGAGCCCCTATTTCAAGGACATCTTCGGGAGCGGCCCGGAGTTCATCTTCCACTGCGCGAGTGGCTGGCGCTCGGCGCTGGCGACGAAGGCCGTCCAGGACATGGGGCTTGAGCCGGTCTGCCACATCGGGGGCGGCTTCACGGCATGGAAGAAGGCGGAGGCCCCCGTGTTGAAGACCGGGGACGGCCGGGAACCAAGAGCTTGA
- the lysW gene encoding lysine biosynthesis protein LysW has product MELATVTAQSECPECFDEIHLTAVMQNEIVQCSGCGVDLEVMELEPLTLELAPEEEEDWGE; this is encoded by the coding sequence ATGGAACTAGCGACCGTGACCGCTCAGTCAGAGTGTCCCGAGTGTTTCGACGAGATCCACCTGACGGCCGTCATGCAGAACGAGATCGTCCAGTGCTCCGGCTGCGGCGTAGACCTCGAGGTCATGGAACTCGAGCCCCTGACCCTCGAACTGGCACCGGAAGAGGAAGAGGACTGGGGCGAGTAG